A window of the Butyricimonas virosa genome harbors these coding sequences:
- a CDS encoding thioredoxin family protein, with protein sequence MKKIVLSFVCVLVACVASHAQGVKFESGTWKEILTKAKTENKTIFVDVYTKWCGPCKHVSETVFPQEKLGEYYNSRFINFKIDAESPAGKEFVKTYPVTGYPTFFFIDGNGKVIHKIVGAKDVDGFISEAKMITMYARHGGIDNMMAAIKNGTADKELLYDYYISANKKSKPEALNLYLKALPTEELIDENNKLIEEISLYDKDLMTRLVDEIVKASNDGRFSDGKYAEKFAFCIVFPVQYDITTFLRKSIQEGNWEWFNELLQLKERFANYGGRVYGGGKLLDGDLNIIQGRGLFFATPEYNKLCYWTRNRVNEEEFKNALVTYMDKLISENPVDSLIKEEHDQVLNMIKKEGLKGQMQFFAQHIFEAGNVTAHNIIAWTDYFWKLSPSDKKTKALCSKWINYAYNVNRFNNKVAVPAADLLARIGNFKDAKIILEKAIASQKELKNEDQKVYKPLELKLRDINNGKL encoded by the coding sequence ATGAAAAAAATCGTATTATCATTTGTATGTGTACTCGTGGCTTGCGTGGCAAGCCACGCCCAAGGCGTGAAATTCGAATCGGGCACGTGGAAAGAAATCCTGACGAAAGCCAAGACCGAAAACAAAACCATTTTCGTAGATGTCTACACCAAATGGTGCGGCCCTTGCAAACACGTGTCGGAAACCGTATTCCCCCAGGAAAAACTGGGAGAATACTATAATTCCCGATTCATTAATTTCAAGATAGACGCGGAAAGCCCCGCCGGGAAAGAGTTCGTGAAAACCTATCCCGTAACGGGTTACCCCACCTTCTTTTTCATTGACGGGAATGGCAAAGTCATCCATAAGATTGTCGGTGCCAAAGATGTCGATGGATTTATCTCGGAAGCAAAAATGATCACCATGTATGCCCGTCACGGGGGAATTGACAACATGATGGCCGCCATTAAGAACGGGACTGCCGATAAGGAATTATTATACGACTACTACATTTCCGCCAACAAAAAAAGTAAACCGGAAGCTTTGAATCTTTACTTGAAAGCGCTCCCGACCGAAGAGTTGATCGACGAGAACAACAAACTAATTGAAGAGATTTCCCTTTACGACAAAGATTTGATGACAAGACTTGTTGACGAGATTGTGAAAGCCAGCAACGACGGCCGGTTCTCCGACGGGAAATATGCGGAAAAGTTCGCATTTTGTATCGTCTTCCCCGTCCAGTACGACATCACAACCTTCCTGCGCAAAAGTATCCAAGAAGGCAATTGGGAATGGTTCAATGAATTGTTACAACTAAAAGAAAGGTTTGCCAATTACGGCGGCCGAGTGTACGGGGGAGGCAAACTACTGGACGGAGACCTCAACATTATTCAAGGCCGGGGCTTATTCTTCGCCACGCCGGAATACAATAAACTTTGCTACTGGACCAGAAACAGGGTCAACGAAGAGGAATTCAAAAACGCTTTAGTCACTTACATGGACAAATTAATCAGCGAGAACCCTGTCGATTCCCTGATCAAAGAAGAGCATGATCAAGTACTGAATATGATCAAAAAGGAAGGATTAAAAGGGCAAATGCAATTTTTCGCCCAACATATCTTTGAAGCCGGAAATGTCACGGCACATAATATTATCGCCTGGACCGATTATTTCTGGAAACTTTCCCCTTCCGACAAGAAGACCAAAGCATTATGCAGCAAATGGATCAACTATGCCTATAACGTAAATCGTTTCAACAATAAAGTTGCTGTTCCAGCCGCCGATCTATTGGCTAGAATCGGGAATTTCAAAGATGCCAAAATCATCTTAGAAAAAGCGATCGCCAGCCAAAAGGAACTCAAAAACGAAGATCAGAAAGTTTACAAACCTCTCGAATTGAAGCTACGGGATATCAACAACGGTAAACTGTAA
- a CDS encoding thioredoxin family protein, with translation MKKIVLSFVCVFITCMVSHAQGVKFESGTWEEILTKAKTENKTIFVDVYTKWCGPCKHVSKTVFPQEKLGDFYNPLFINFKIDAESPAGKEFVKTYPVTGYPTFFFIDGNGKVIHKIVGARDADGFISEANMISMYARHGGIDNMMAAIKNGTASKKLLYDYYTSANEKNKPVALNLYLKALPTKELIDVDNKLIDEISLYDKELMTRLVEEIVKFSHGEKFNDKEFVGRYSFNIVFPVQYDITTFLEKSIAEGDLEWFNELLELKEKFNHYTGRLLDGDLNIKRGRGIFFATPEYIKLCYWTKNRTNEEGFRDALTTYMDKLIRENHVDSLIKEDQNGTLKMIKEAGSLKGQMKFVASFLLDAGNVTAHNIINWTHYFWKLSPSDKKTKELCTQWINYAFNMNRFNDRVAVPAADVLARIGNFKEAKLILEKAIASQKELGNDDPQVYKKLELKLRDIHNHKR, from the coding sequence ATGAAGAAAATCGTATTATCATTTGTATGTGTATTTATCACTTGCATGGTAAGCCATGCACAAGGTGTAAAATTCGAATCGGGCACGTGGGAGGAAATCCTGACAAAAGCCAAGACAGAAAACAAAACGATCTTCGTGGACGTTTACACCAAATGGTGCGGTCCCTGTAAACACGTGTCGAAAACCGTATTCCCTCAGGAAAAACTGGGAGATTTCTATAATCCCCTTTTCATCAATTTCAAAATAGACGCCGAAAGCCCTGCCGGCAAAGAGTTCGTGAAGACCTATCCCGTGACGGGTTACCCGACATTCTTTTTCATCGACGGAAACGGGAAAGTGATCCATAAAATAGTCGGAGCCCGGGATGCCGACGGCTTTATTTCGGAAGCCAACATGATCTCGATGTATGCCCGCCACGGGGGAATAGACAACATGATGGCCGCTATCAAAAACGGAACGGCCAGCAAGAAGTTACTTTATGATTACTACACTTCGGCCAACGAGAAGAACAAACCCGTGGCCTTGAATCTTTACTTAAAAGCCCTCCCCACGAAGGAGCTAATCGACGTGGACAACAAGCTAATCGACGAGATTTCCCTGTATGATAAAGAACTTATGACTCGCCTCGTGGAAGAAATCGTGAAGTTCAGTCACGGGGAAAAGTTTAACGACAAGGAATTCGTGGGAAGATATTCTTTTAATATCGTTTTTCCCGTGCAATATGACATCACGACCTTTTTGGAGAAAAGTATCGCGGAAGGAGATCTCGAATGGTTCAACGAATTACTGGAATTAAAAGAGAAATTCAATCATTACACGGGAAGATTACTGGACGGGGATCTAAACATAAAACGAGGCCGAGGGATATTCTTCGCCACCCCGGAATATATCAAATTATGCTATTGGACTAAAAACAGGACCAATGAAGAAGGATTCAGGGATGCTTTAACGACTTACATGGATAAACTTATCCGTGAAAATCACGTCGATTCGTTGATCAAAGAGGATCAGAATGGCACGCTGAAAATGATAAAAGAAGCGGGAAGTTTAAAAGGACAAATGAAATTCGTTGCCTCATTTCTTCTCGATGCGGGTAACGTGACGGCCCACAATATCATCAACTGGACGCATTATTTCTGGAAACTCTCGCCTTCGGACAAAAAGACAAAAGAGTTATGCACCCAATGGATCAACTACGCTTTCAACATGAATCGTTTTAATGATCGCGTAGCCGTTCCGGCGGCTGATGTACTGGCACGAATCGGGAATTTCAAAGAAGCCAAACTTATCCTGGAAAAAGCGATTGCCAGCCAGAAAGAACTGGGTAATGACGATCCCCAAGTGTACAAAAAACTTGAACTAAAACTCCGGGATATCCATAACCATAAACGGTAA
- a CDS encoding ABC transporter ATP-binding protein, which yields MNESILKIENLSHRYSVQWAIRDINFEINKNGIYGLLGSNGAGKSTTMNIICGVLKQTEGSVSIKGIDMRKDPVQAKRHIGFLPQIPPLHPDLTVEEYLVHCANLRYVPKNDVNKAVDEVTVRCGISHFKKRLIRNLSGGYQQRLGIAQAIIHNPDFVVFDEPTNGLDPNQIVEIRHLIKEIAQERTVILSTHILTEVQATCDHIYMIEQGSLVFSGSVDEFDNYIEPNSLLLSLLANPGTEELRLIPGITGVEELGGSRYRLRFNDTPEIAERIVETSVAKGWRLNEINLEKSSMDSVFAELSKK from the coding sequence ATGAACGAATCTATCCTAAAAATCGAAAACCTATCCCATCGCTACAGTGTACAGTGGGCGATCCGGGATATCAATTTTGAAATCAACAAAAACGGTATTTACGGCTTACTCGGTTCCAACGGGGCCGGTAAATCCACCACGATGAACATCATCTGCGGTGTTCTCAAGCAAACGGAGGGAAGTGTTTCAATCAAAGGAATCGACATGAGAAAAGATCCGGTTCAAGCGAAACGCCACATCGGTTTCCTGCCCCAGATTCCCCCTCTCCACCCGGACTTAACCGTGGAAGAATACCTGGTACATTGTGCAAACTTACGCTACGTACCTAAAAACGATGTCAACAAGGCTGTTGACGAGGTAACCGTCCGTTGCGGAATCTCGCATTTCAAAAAACGCCTGATCCGTAATCTATCGGGAGGATACCAGCAACGCCTGGGAATAGCCCAAGCCATTATCCATAATCCTGATTTCGTCGTGTTCGATGAACCGACCAATGGCTTGGATCCGAATCAAATCGTGGAAATCAGGCATTTGATCAAAGAGATTGCACAAGAACGTACCGTGATTCTATCCACCCACATCCTGACAGAAGTGCAAGCGACCTGCGATCATATCTACATGATAGAACAAGGAAGTCTCGTCTTTTCGGGTTCCGTCGATGAATTTGACAATTACATAGAACCGAATTCCCTGCTTCTCTCTCTCCTGGCAAACCCCGGAACAGAGGAATTACGCCTTATCCCCGGAATCACGGGAGTAGAAGAGTTGGGAGGCTCCCGCTACCGACTGAGATTCAACGACACGCCCGAAATTGCCGAACGCATCGTCGAAACAAGCGTTGCCAAAGGCTGGCGCCTGAACGAGATCAACCTGGAAAAGAGTTCCATGGACTCCGTGTTCGCCGAATTATCTAAAAAATAA
- a CDS encoding Gldg family protein gives MNMIFKIAKTELQTLFYSPVAWLILIVFTFQASILFTGTFGMSVRSQALEYEVGNLTLFTFGGDYGLFTHIQQYLYLYIPLLTMGLMSRELSSGSIKLLYSSPVTNKEIVLGKYFAMLIYGLVLIGILAIYVLYSACTIKAFDFTVALSGLLGLYLLICAYASIGLFMSSLTSYQVVSAMGTLAILAALSLVRGMWQDIEFVRDITYWLSINGRADEFVNGLICSEDILYFLIVIALFLTLTILRLQVIRQKTSWTIAWGRYIGVFLIAIVLGYFSSRPRFMSFYDTTRTKQRTLTMNSQDIIKKMEGGLTITTYVNILDGYMYYGLPSSVKSDMNRFKMYRRFKPEIDMKYVYYYDTVTSRSLSLRYPGMTMREQMKRIAKTIDLDTNKIKTPEEIRTLIDLSSENNRFVRLLERENGEKTFLRIYDDFMNPFPKESEISAAFKRLVMELPIVGFVKGHGERSCTQEGDRDYKHFSQDKPFRYALINQGFDIAEVDLQHEIPSNITILVIADVRSPFTPKEMNTLNTYIAQGGNLIIAGEPKRQALMNPLIEQLGVQFMPGCLVKPSENFSPDLIVSSVTKEAGELSYLLEDMRKQDYSFTTPGCTGLNYVTDKGFEVIPLFKTDTTGCWNEIETTNFIDDTVRMNPVKGEREEIFTTVLALRRDINHKEQRIIIMGDADCLSNSEVEMRRKGIRAANYSFVLGTFFWMSNEEVPIDIRRPTPPDNKVYVGESGMKVTKFGLIGGLSLILIFFAIFIWIRRRGR, from the coding sequence ATGAACATGATATTCAAAATAGCGAAAACAGAATTACAGACTTTATTCTATTCGCCGGTAGCGTGGCTAATCCTCATTGTATTCACCTTTCAAGCCAGTATTTTATTCACGGGAACTTTCGGCATGTCGGTAAGAAGCCAGGCCCTGGAATACGAGGTAGGAAACCTCACCCTATTCACGTTCGGGGGAGATTACGGGTTATTCACCCACATCCAACAATATCTCTACCTCTATATACCCCTACTCACCATGGGATTGATGAGCCGGGAATTAAGTAGCGGCTCCATCAAGCTATTATACTCTTCACCTGTTACCAATAAAGAGATCGTACTGGGGAAATATTTTGCCATGCTCATTTATGGCCTGGTACTTATCGGGATACTGGCCATTTACGTGCTCTATTCCGCCTGCACGATCAAAGCATTCGATTTCACGGTTGCTCTTTCCGGGCTACTAGGACTTTATTTACTGATTTGCGCTTACGCCTCTATCGGGCTTTTCATGTCGAGCTTAACCTCCTATCAGGTTGTCTCTGCAATGGGTACACTCGCTATTTTAGCGGCACTCAGCCTAGTCCGCGGCATGTGGCAAGACATCGAGTTCGTAAGAGATATCACCTACTGGTTATCCATCAACGGCAGAGCCGATGAATTCGTTAACGGGTTGATATGTAGCGAAGATATACTTTACTTCCTGATCGTTATCGCCCTTTTCCTCACGCTCACGATCCTCCGTCTACAAGTGATCCGCCAGAAAACCAGTTGGACCATTGCCTGGGGAAGATACATCGGGGTATTCCTCATCGCCATCGTGCTCGGTTATTTCAGTTCCCGCCCCAGATTCATGAGTTTTTACGATACCACTCGCACGAAACAAAGAACCCTAACCATGAATAGTCAGGATATTATCAAAAAAATGGAAGGAGGTCTCACCATAACGACCTACGTGAATATCCTGGACGGGTATATGTACTACGGGCTTCCGAGCTCGGTCAAAAGCGACATGAATCGTTTTAAAATGTATCGACGTTTCAAACCGGAAATCGACATGAAATACGTCTACTATTACGATACGGTAACCAGTCGATCGCTTTCACTCCGTTATCCGGGAATGACGATGCGTGAACAGATGAAAAGAATCGCCAAAACAATCGACCTGGATACCAACAAAATAAAAACTCCGGAAGAAATTCGTACCCTAATCGACTTGAGTAGCGAGAATAACCGCTTTGTACGTTTATTAGAGCGAGAAAACGGGGAAAAAACATTCTTACGCATATATGATGATTTCATGAACCCGTTTCCCAAGGAATCAGAAATATCCGCGGCATTCAAACGCCTGGTCATGGAGTTACCCATCGTTGGTTTTGTCAAAGGACACGGTGAACGAAGTTGCACGCAGGAGGGAGATCGGGATTACAAACACTTCTCCCAAGACAAACCTTTCCGGTACGCTTTAATTAATCAAGGCTTTGACATCGCGGAAGTAGACCTACAACATGAAATACCGTCTAACATCACCATCTTAGTCATTGCTGATGTCAGATCACCGTTCACACCGAAAGAGATGAACACGTTGAACACCTACATCGCCCAAGGAGGTAACCTGATCATTGCGGGAGAACCTAAACGTCAAGCATTGATGAATCCATTAATAGAACAACTGGGAGTACAGTTCATGCCAGGTTGCCTGGTAAAACCATCAGAAAATTTCTCCCCGGATTTAATCGTTTCTTCCGTTACCAAAGAGGCCGGAGAACTCTCGTATCTCTTGGAAGACATGCGAAAACAAGACTATTCGTTCACCACTCCCGGATGCACGGGCTTAAATTACGTGACGGATAAAGGATTCGAGGTTATTCCCCTCTTCAAAACAGACACCACCGGTTGCTGGAACGAGATCGAGACCACGAATTTCATCGACGACACGGTGCGCATGAATCCGGTCAAAGGCGAAAGGGAAGAGATATTCACCACAGTCCTCGCGCTACGAAGAGACATCAACCATAAAGAACAACGTATTATTATCATGGGAGATGCCGATTGTCTCAGTAACTCGGAAGTCGAGATGAGAAGGAAAGGAATCCGGGCCGCCAACTATTCCTTTGTTCTCGGAACTTTCTTCTGGATGTCGAATGAAGAAGTACCCATTGACATCCGCCGCCCGACACCACCCGACAATAAGGTATATGTCGGAGAATCAGGCATGAAAGTCACGAAATTCGGACTCATCGGGGGCCTCTCCCTTATCCTCATATTCTTTGCCATCTTTATCTGGATAAGACGAAGAGGAAGGTAA
- a CDS encoding transposase: MSVATKSSGLSRHTIEEKIEAVRQRIFQESSFRELQERHGICSATLSVWIKKYKAEVLRRFPVKDLPLYVLKYQETMTTEEENELTRLRRENEDLKLLHEANLLMIDMAKERFGIDIKKNYEEMLSGGCLKEVPGVKGNDE, from the coding sequence ATGTCAGTAGCAACAAAATCCAGTGGTTTGTCTCGCCACACGATCGAAGAAAAAATAGAGGCAGTGCGTCAACGAATTTTTCAAGAGAGTAGTTTCCGAGAACTCCAGGAACGTCACGGGATCTGTAGCGCGACGTTAAGCGTTTGGATCAAGAAATATAAAGCTGAAGTTCTTCGTCGTTTCCCGGTAAAAGACTTACCTTTATACGTTCTTAAATACCAGGAAACCATGACCACGGAAGAAGAAAATGAACTCACTCGCCTTCGCCGCGAGAACGAGGACTTGAAATTACTACACGAGGCGAACCTGCTGATGATCGACATGGCCAAGGAGCGTTTCGGCATCGATATAAAAAAAAACTACGAGGAGATGTTATCCGGCGGGTGCTTGAAGGAAGTGCCCGGCGTAAAGGGCAACGACGAGTAG
- a CDS encoding IS3 family transposase, protein MCGHFGYSKQAYYRGQRAGDKLERECYLLSLVRDIREDMPNLGGVKLWKKLNSSGVQVGRDELYRLLRAHDLMVKHEKRRVVTTDSSGWFRQFPNLVKGLEIKRHNQVWVSDITYVDTLSGFVFLSLVTDAYSRRIMGWFVHDKLNTEGPLNALYRAFLQVRASEIEGTIHHSDRGVQYCSYQYNTTLGMKRMNTSMTQDGSPYDNAIAERVNGILKREWLEQEVFVNIEQVRVRVEKVVALYNGQRPHFSIGLNTPDSIYRDLTGKFAFHMY, encoded by the coding sequence TTGTGCGGTCACTTCGGCTACAGCAAGCAGGCCTACTACCGCGGGCAGCGGGCTGGCGACAAACTGGAGAGGGAGTGTTACCTTCTATCGCTCGTCCGGGACATACGCGAGGACATGCCAAACCTCGGCGGGGTGAAACTATGGAAGAAGCTAAATTCCAGCGGTGTCCAGGTCGGGCGTGACGAGCTTTACCGCTTGCTTCGCGCTCACGACTTGATGGTCAAGCACGAGAAAAGGCGAGTGGTAACGACGGATTCCAGCGGGTGGTTCCGGCAGTTCCCAAACCTGGTGAAAGGGCTGGAGATCAAGCGCCACAACCAGGTTTGGGTCAGTGATATCACTTACGTGGACACGCTCTCGGGGTTCGTCTTTCTCTCCCTGGTGACGGATGCCTACTCCCGCCGGATCATGGGGTGGTTCGTGCACGACAAGTTAAACACGGAAGGACCGTTGAACGCCTTGTACAGGGCCTTCTTGCAGGTCAGGGCAAGCGAGATCGAGGGCACGATACATCACTCGGACAGGGGCGTGCAGTATTGTAGTTACCAGTACAACACAACGCTGGGGATGAAGCGGATGAACACGAGCATGACCCAGGACGGATCTCCGTACGATAACGCTATCGCGGAGAGGGTGAACGGGATTCTCAAGAGGGAGTGGCTGGAACAGGAGGTTTTCGTGAACATCGAACAGGTCAGGGTGAGGGTGGAGAAGGTCGTCGCGTTGTACAACGGGCAGAGACCGCACTTCTCTATAGGGCTGAACACGCCTGATTCGATTTACCGGGACTTGACCGGAAAGTTCGCCTTCCACATGTACTAG
- a CDS encoding chaperone modulator CbpM produces METDLIIVREYCQKSHVDPSFIVSLEEDGLIDIRVVDGERYLLESQLQDLERFIRWHEDLSVNIEGIGVIHELMGRLHEMQHELDQLRREVRVFRSNHFGYWEE; encoded by the coding sequence ATGGAAACAGATTTGATTATAGTCAGAGAATACTGTCAGAAAAGTCACGTGGACCCCTCGTTTATCGTGTCTTTGGAAGAGGACGGGTTGATTGATATCCGGGTGGTTGACGGAGAACGCTATTTGCTTGAATCGCAATTACAGGATTTGGAGCGTTTTATCCGTTGGCACGAGGATTTGTCCGTGAATATCGAGGGTATCGGTGTCATCCACGAGTTGATGGGACGTTTACACGAAATGCAGCATGAACTGGATCAGTTACGCCGAGAGGTTCGGGTGTTCCGCTCGAATCATTTCGGGTATTGGGAAGAATAG
- a CDS encoding DnaJ C-terminal domain-containing protein yields MAYIDYYKILGVEESASQDDIKKAFKKLARKYHPDLNPDDPNAKQRFQEINEANEVLGDPEKRKKYDQYGENWKHADEFEAQKQRYQQQGGGGFGDGGGAYWSSGGGFSGMGGDGEFSDFFESLFGSRRGGGRTAGFRGQDYNAELHLSFQDAAKTHKQVLTVNGKNIRITVPAGVADGQTIKLKGQGGPGVNGGPAGDLYITFVIAEDPVFKRLGNDLYVTAPLNLYTAVLGGEQVVETMNGKVKLKVKPGTQNGAKVRLKGKGFPVYKEEGKFGDLIVTYSVEIPTTLTEKQKELFRELQNLN; encoded by the coding sequence ATGGCCTATATAGATTACTATAAAATTTTAGGAGTTGAAGAAAGTGCTTCACAGGATGATATCAAGAAGGCTTTTAAGAAATTGGCCAGAAAGTATCACCCGGACTTGAATCCGGACGATCCGAATGCCAAGCAACGTTTTCAGGAGATTAATGAGGCGAACGAAGTATTGGGTGATCCGGAGAAACGGAAAAAGTATGACCAGTACGGCGAGAACTGGAAACATGCGGACGAGTTTGAAGCTCAGAAACAACGTTACCAGCAGCAAGGTGGTGGCGGATTTGGTGACGGAGGCGGGGCTTACTGGTCCTCGGGAGGCGGATTCTCCGGTATGGGAGGAGACGGTGAATTTTCGGATTTCTTCGAATCCTTGTTCGGTTCTCGGAGAGGTGGTGGGCGAACTGCCGGATTCCGGGGACAGGATTATAATGCGGAGTTGCATCTTTCATTCCAGGATGCGGCTAAGACTCACAAGCAAGTGTTGACCGTGAACGGGAAGAATATCCGTATTACCGTCCCGGCAGGTGTTGCCGACGGGCAGACGATCAAGCTGAAAGGTCAGGGAGGTCCCGGGGTGAACGGCGGGCCTGCCGGAGATTTATATATCACGTTTGTCATTGCCGAAGACCCGGTATTCAAGCGTTTGGGTAATGATTTGTACGTGACGGCTCCTTTGAACCTGTACACGGCGGTTCTTGGAGGAGAACAAGTAGTCGAGACGATGAATGGGAAAGTGAAGTTGAAAGTGAAACCGGGAACGCAGAACGGGGCAAAGGTAAGGTTGAAGGGCAAAGGTTTTCCCGTTTACAAGGAAGAGGGAAAGTTCGGTGACCTGATCGTGACTTACTCGGTAGAGATTCCGACGACGCTGACGGAAAAGCAAAAAGAGTTGTTCCGGGAATTACAGAATCTTAATTAG
- a CDS encoding energy transducer TonB, with amino-acid sequence MKKNYNWAKVTLVMGCMLGLGWLATPVMARDMDVRLMDEDTTIMVVAEVQPEFNGNLNQWIGENVQYPEEAYVNQIDGRVFVTFVIEKDGAVTHARVVRSAHPLLDAEALRVIAGMPKWKPAMSGGKAVRFEKTLPITFKYTPQETVLTFEEYLKNLEEERVMLEKGEKMSMEDMARRVNAFKEQLGDDATLRKMLLEKSQSIKGQIDSTVKVQTKVLKLKKNDVKELTKIYEDEIDAKIKLIESLGTDQFISYFVESELEMRKIEMDKMLKIKDLLKDRFKLYFENYILQQ; translated from the coding sequence ATGAAAAAGAATTACAATTGGGCTAAAGTGACACTTGTTATGGGGTGTATGCTTGGGTTGGGGTGGTTGGCAACCCCGGTAATGGCACGAGATATGGACGTGCGGTTAATGGATGAAGATACGACAATTATGGTAGTTGCCGAGGTACAACCGGAATTTAACGGGAATTTGAATCAATGGATCGGGGAAAATGTACAGTATCCGGAAGAGGCGTATGTCAATCAAATTGACGGGCGGGTATTTGTTACTTTCGTGATCGAGAAAGACGGAGCGGTGACACATGCTCGTGTGGTTCGATCTGCCCATCCTCTTTTGGACGCAGAGGCATTAAGGGTGATTGCAGGTATGCCGAAATGGAAACCGGCCATGTCAGGTGGGAAAGCCGTACGTTTCGAGAAAACTTTACCGATTACGTTTAAATATACCCCGCAGGAAACGGTATTGACTTTTGAAGAGTATTTGAAAAACTTGGAGGAAGAACGAGTGATGTTGGAGAAAGGTGAAAAGATGAGTATGGAGGATATGGCTCGGCGGGTGAATGCTTTTAAAGAGCAATTGGGTGATGATGCCACCTTGCGTAAAATGTTGCTGGAAAAGAGTCAGTCAATCAAGGGACAGATTGATAGTACTGTGAAAGTTCAAACGAAAGTGTTGAAGTTGAAAAAGAATGACGTGAAGGAATTGACGAAGATTTACGAGGATGAGATTGATGCGAAGATCAAATTGATAGAGAGTTTGGGTACGGATCAGTTTATCAGTTATTTCGTGGAATCGGAACTTGAAATGAGAAAGATAGAGATGGACAAGATGTTGAAGATTAAAGATCTTTTGAAGGATCGCTTCAAATTGTATTTTGAGAATTACATATTGCAACAATAA
- a CDS encoding Hsp20/alpha crystallin family protein encodes MMPVRRTQNWLPSIFNDFFDNEWMTRANATAPAINVIESEKEYKVEVAAPGMTKEDFNVRIDEDNNLVISMEKKSESKEEQKEHRYLRREFSYSKFQQTMILPDDVDKEKIAAGVEHGVLTIDLPKLSLEEIKKAERTIEIK; translated from the coding sequence ATGATGCCTGTAAGAAGAACTCAAAATTGGTTACCAAGTATCTTTAATGATTTCTTTGATAACGAGTGGATGACAAGAGCAAACGCAACCGCACCTGCGATTAACGTGATTGAATCCGAAAAGGAATATAAAGTAGAAGTTGCTGCGCCGGGTATGACGAAAGAAGATTTCAACGTTCGCATAGACGAAGATAATAATCTGGTAATTTCCATGGAGAAAAAGAGCGAGAGTAAAGAGGAACAAAAGGAACATCGCTATTTACGCCGGGAGTTTTCATACTCGAAATTCCAACAAACCATGATCCTACCGGATGACGTGGATAAAGAGAAAATTGCAGCCGGAGTTGAACACGGTGTTCTAACCATTGATCTACCGAAACTATCTCTGGAAGAGATTAAAAAAGCAGAGAGAACTATTGAAATTAAATAA